A single genomic interval of Helianthus annuus cultivar XRQ/B chromosome 13, HanXRQr2.0-SUNRISE, whole genome shotgun sequence harbors:
- the LOC110875968 gene encoding uncharacterized protein LOC110875968, translating to MQLIIKIIQLLVSQTRYLNPQLTLKLRCRRLLEALVITPTQWLRILATSRGARSALRYHRIFHPLQACGPTKPHINQSPNPQMQQPRGYYASCNHAYSSNPPQSSSLLNPSWRGNSPHPRGYYSPLGVGFPSPQTHFTSGPRYGRGRGRGSGQGGGRGRGRGHNQVSAEEQRPDCFFNKSMLEDPWKLLEPVIWKSLKKQWLPPSLNAKKPRVSESQRQSSSQPSLAEILAASFNEAVEDVPDAE from the exons ATGCAACTGATAATAAAGATCATTCAGCTGTTAGTCTCGCAAACCCGTTACTTGAATCCACAACTAACTCTGAAACTGAGGTGCAGACGGCTTCTCGAAGCTTTAGTTATTACACCAACCCAATGGCTGCGTATTCTGGCAACAAGCAGAGGAGCCAGGTCAGCCCTCAGATATCACAGAATATTTCATCCACTCCAA GCTTGCGGACCAACGAAACCACATATAAACCAATCACCAAATCCGCAAATGCAGCAACCACGGGGGTATTATGCAAGTTGTAATCATGCTTATTCATCTAACCCACCGCAAAGTAGCTCTTTACTGAACCCTAGTTGGAGGGGCAATAGTCCTCACCCTAGAGGTTACTATAGCCCACTAGGTGTCGGTTTTCCTAGCCCGCAAACCCACTTCACCAGTGGTCCAAGATATGGGAGAGGGAGAGGTCGTGGGTCAGGACAGGGTGGAGGGCGAGGGCGAGGGCGGGGCCATAATCAAGTATCGGCAGAAGAACAACGGCCCGATTGTTTCTTCAACAAGTCAATGTTGGAAGACCCTTGGAAGTTACTAGAACCAGTAATTTGGAAGTCACTCAAAAAGCAGTGGCTTCCACCTTCTCTTAATGCGAAAAAACCTAGAGTTTCAGAATCTCAAAGACAGTCTAGTTCACAACCTAGCCTTGCTGAAATATTGGCTGCATCTTTTAATGAAGCTGTAGAGGATGTACCCGATGCTGAATGA
- the LOC110930165 gene encoding putative disease resistance RPP13-like protein 1 — translation MAETLANELLKVLVKKMTDEAFKRIARAQGIHNELKELKKTLSRIQDLLQDASQKEVTHKSVKEWLNALQHLAYDIDDVLDDVATEAMRRELTLQQEPAASTSKVRKLIPSCCTNFSLTHRLSPKLDRINRDLENLEKRKTDLGLLKIDEKPRNTSRRSETSLPERDVVGREVEKEQLLKKLLGDDGSSQDNFSVIPIVGMGGVGKTTLARLLYNDPKVQDHFEPKAWVCVSDDFDIFKITDAILQDVTKENNKFKDLNQLQKALTEQFKEKRFLLVVDDVWSENYGDWENLVRPFLSCAPGSRIIMTTRKGQLLKQIGFHNVDRLKSLSSEDALRLFAVNALGVDNFDSHTTLKPQGEGIVKKCGCLPLALKAIGRLLRTKTDREDWDEVLNSEIWDVEIGNATENGKDVENSERLFRHLE, via the coding sequence ATGGCTGAAACTCTTGCAAATGAACTCCTCAAAGTCCTTGTTAAGAAGATGACCGATGAAGCCTTCAAGCGAATTGCTCGTGCTCAGGGTATTCACAACGAGCTCAAGGAGTTGAAGAAGACACTCTCCAGAATCCAAGATCTACTTCAAGATGCCTCTCAGAAGGAGGTTACCCATAAATCTGTCAAAGAATGGCTGAATGCTCTCCAACATTTGGCTTACGATATCGACGACGTACTCGACGACGTGGCGACTGAAGCTATGCGTCGTGAGCTCACCCTGCAGCAGGAACCTGCAGCATCCACCAGCAAGGTAAGAAAGCTCATCCCATCATGCTGCACAAATTTCTCACTAACTCATAGGCTGTCTCCCAAGTTAGATAGGATTAACAGAGACTTAGAAAATCTAGAAAAACGAAAAACGGATCTAGGTTTGCTTAAGATTGATGAGAAGCCAAGAAATACTAGTAGAAGAAGCGAAACCTCTTTGCCAGAACGCGATGTTGTCGGAAGAGAAGTTGAGAAAGAGCAATTGCTTAAAAAGTTGTTGGGGGATGATGGGTCGTCTCAGGATAACTTTAGCGTCATACCTATAGTTGGTATGGGTGGGGTTGGAAAAACCACTCTAGCTAGACTTTTGTATAATGATCCAAAGGTGCAGGATCACTTTGAACCCAAGGCATGGGTTTGTGTTTCAGATGATTTTGATATTTTCAAGATAACTGATGCTATCCTTCAAGATGTGACTAAAGAAAACAATAAATTTAAAGATCTAAATCAGCTTCAAAAGGCTCTCACTGAGCAATTTAAGGAAAAACGATTTCTACTAGTAGTTGATGATGTGTGGAGTGAAAACTATGGGGATTGGGAAAACCTAGTTCGCCCATTTCTATCATGTGCTCCTGGAAGTAGGATAATCATGACAACTCGTAAGGGGCAATTGCTCAAACAGATAGGTTTTCATAATGTAGACCGTCTCAAGAGTTTGTCGAGTGAAGATGCATTGCGTTTATTTGCAGTAAATGCATTGGGGGTAGATAACTTCGACTCACACACGACACTTAAACCGCAAGGTGAAGGTATTGTGAAAAAGTGTGGTTGTTTGCCTTTGGCTTTAAAGGCAATTGGAAGGCTTTTAAGGACGAAAACAGATAGAGAAGACTGGGATGAGGTATTGAATAGCGAGATATGGGATGTAGAAATTGGTAATGCCACTGAAAATGGTAAAGATGTGGAAAATAGTGAAAGATTGTTCCGGCACTTAGAATAA
- the LOC110930170 gene encoding putative disease resistance protein At3g14460: MAEGFLNPSKSPERLGREYFEILLSRSFFQHAPNDESLFIMHDLMNDLATFVAGECFLRFDNHMKTKTEALAKYRHMSFTRDEYVGYQKFEAFKGAKSLRTFLAVSLGVDKGWSYFFLSNKILVDLLPSLTLLRVLSLSRFQITEVPEFIGSLKHLRYLNLSGTRIEVLPENIGNLYNLQTLIVSDCGSLTKLPESFSKLKKLRHLDIRDTPLLEKLPMGIGELESLQTLTKIIIDGDDGFAINELKGLTNLNGKVSIEGLHKVQSAKHAREADLSLKKITGLELQWVDVFDGSRMDTLEEEVLNELKPNSDTLKTLSVVSYGGTQISNWVGDRSFHELVNVCIRDCRKCKSLPSFGLLPSLKRLQIQGMDEVKIIGLELTGNDVNAFRSLEVLTFEDMFGWEGWSTKNEGLAAVFPCLKELYVENCPQLINVSLQALPSLKVLEIGSCGDGVLRSLVHVASSVTKLKISDVSGLTYEVWRGVIRYLKEVEGLSIGRCKEIKYLWESETEASKLLVRLKELSLHRCSGLVSLEEKEEDGNFGSSTDLLSLRSLYVNSCRSIKRLCCPNSIESLGIVDCSVITDVYLPKEGGNKLKSLSIRRCEKLEGKINNTSMPMLETLDIDKWENLRSISELSNSTHLTSLEIIECPHIVSLPELQLSNLTRLSICYCESLVSLPELSNITSLLVRNCKSLESLPELSNLTSLSISNCERLVSLPELKNLALLKDLQIRRCPGIDVSIYGGRWPPKLCSLAIGGLKKPISEWGDLNFPTSLVDLTLFGEPNVRNFSQLSHLFPSSLISLDISEFDNLESLSMGLQHLTSLHHLKIWNCPKVKDLPEMLLPSLLNLRIVGCPKLKERCEGRGSHYWPLISHIPCVDI, from the coding sequence ATGGCAGAAGGGTTTCTGAACCCATCCAAGTCACCGGAACGTTTGGGCCGTGaatattttgaaattttattatCAAGGTCATTTTTCCAACATGCACCTAATGATGAATCATTGTTTATCATGCATGATCTGATGAATGACTTGGCCACTTTTGTTGCCGGAGAATGTTTTCTAAGGTTTGACAATCATATGAAGACAAAGACAGAAGCTTTGGCAAAGTATCGCCATATGTCATTTACTCGCGATGAGTATGTAGGTTACCAAAAGTTTGAGGCATTCAAAGGAGCCAAAAGCTTGAGAACATTTTTAGCAGTATCTCTCGGTGTAGATAAAGGTTGGAGCTACTTTTTCTTATCTAATAAGATTTTGGTTGACTTACTTCCTAGCTTAACATTATTAAGGGTTCTTTCTTTGAGTCGTTTTCAAATAACTGAGGTACCAGAGTTCATCGGTAGTTTGAAGCACTTGCGGTATCTTAATTTATCTGGAACTAGGATCGAAGTGTTACCGGAGAACATTGGCAACCTTTATAATCTACAAACATTGATTGTTTCTGATTGCGGAAGTCTGACTAAGTTGCCTGAAAGCTTCTCGAAGCTTAAAAAGTTGCGACATCTTGATATAAGGGATACTCCGCTTTTGGAGAAGCTGCCAATGGGGATTGGTGAGTTGGAAAGCCTTCAGACTCTCACCAAGATCATCATTGATGGAGATGATGGTTTTGCAATAAATGAGCTCAAGGGATTAACAAATCTCAATGGGAAAGTTTCCATTGAGGGATTGCACAAAGTGCAAAGCGCAAAGCATGCACGGGAGGCGGACTTATCTCTAAAAAAGATTACTGGATTAGAGCTGCAATGGGTTGATGTGTTTGATGGCTCACGAATGGATACACTTGAAGAGGAAGTTCTCAATGAGCTGAAACCTAATAGTGATACATTGAAAACGCTTTCAGTCGTGTCATACGGGGGAACACAAATTTCAAATTGGGTTGGTGATCGCTCTTTTCATGAGTTGGTTAATGTGTGTATACGTGATTGTAGAAAATGCAAATCTCTACCCTCATTCGGGTTGCTCCCTTCGCTTAAGAGGTTGCAGATTCAAGGCATGGATGAGGTTAAAATCATAGGTTTGGAGTTAACCGGAAATGATGTTAACGCCTTCCGTTCACTTGAAGTTCTAACATTTGAAGATATGTTTGGATGGGAGGGGTGGTCAACAAAAAATGAGGGTTTAGCAGCAGTGTTTCCATGCCTTAAAGAGCTTTATGTAGAGAATTGTCCACAGTTGATTAATGTCTCACTTCAAGCACTGCCTTCACTCAAGGTTCTTGAAATTGGTAGTTGTGGTGATGGTGTGCTGAGAAGTCTGGTTCATGTAGCTTCATCAGTCACTAAATTGAAAATAAGTGATGTATCAGGGCTTACATATGAGGTGTGGAGAGGAGTTATAaggtatcttaaggaagttgaaGGATTAAGTATCGGGAGATGTAAAGAAATAAAATACTTGTGGGAATCAGAAACAGAGGCAAGTAAGCTTCTTGTGAGATTAAAGGAATTGAGTTTACATAGATGTTCAGGTTTGGTAAGTTTAGAAGAGAAAGAGGAGGATGGCAATTTTGGGAGCAGCACCGACCTGTTATCTCTTAGAAGTTTGTATGTAAATTCTTGTAGAAGCATAAAGCGTTTATGCTGTCCAAATAGCATTGAGAGTTTGGGAATTGTTGATTGTTCAGTTATTACAGATGTCTACCTCCCAAAAGAAGGAGGGAATAAGCTCAAATCACTTAGTATACGCAGATGTGAAAAACTTGAGGGAAAAATCAACAACACAAGCATGCCAATGCTTGAAACCCTAGATATTGATAAATGGGAAAATCTAAGATCAATCAGTGAATTGAGTAACTCCACTCACCTCACCAGCCTGGAGATAATAGAATGCCCACATATCGTGTCACTTCCAGAGCTTCAGTTATCAAACCTCACCCGTTTGTCAATTTGTTATTGTGAAAGTCTGGTGTCATTACCTGAGCTATCGAATATCACCAGTTTGTTAGTTAGAAATTGTAAAAGTCTGGAGTCATTACCTGAGCTATCAAACCTCACCAGTTTGTCAATTAGTAATTGTGAACGTCTGGTGTCATTACCTGAGCTAAAGAATCTCGCCTTGTTAAAAGATCTGCAAATCAGAAGGTGTCCAGGTATTGATGTTTCCATTTATGGTGGGCGTTGGCCTCCCAAATTGTGTTCCCTTGCAATAGGGGGGTTGAAGAAGCCCATATCAGAGTGGGGGGATCTGAATTTTCCAACTTCCCTTGTTGACCTAACGTTATTTGGTGAACCCAATGTGAGGAATTTTAGTCAGTTGTCCCACCTTTTCCCTTCTTCTCTTATATCTCTGGACATATCCGAATTTGATAATCTGGAATCACTATCAATGGGACTCCAACACCTCACATCTCTTCACCATCTTAAAATTTGGAATTGCCCAAAGGTGAAAGATCTACCAGAGATGCTTTTACCTTCACTTTTGAATTTGAGAATTGTTGGATGCCCAAAATTGAAAGAAAGGTGTGAAGGAAGAGGCTCCCACTACTGGCCCCTCATCTCTCATATCCCCTGCGTCGACATATAA
- the LOC118485543 gene encoding uncharacterized protein LOC118485543, which produces MKTKVQMLNLHIDGDTELIHDLAYSYLVQLDTRKWIGKWFMLKKGLTFSTFEVIWGISNGHKRLNESHAWTNAIGGFSKISAPNFVIQSSNFEAKAVNFKEPLERLQVVSDGTWHSWAKLRTSDWNL; this is translated from the exons ATGAAAACAAAAGTGCAAATGCTTAATCTTCACATTGATGGTGATACAGAGTTGATCCATGATCTAGCATACTCGTATTTGGTGCAATTAGACACACGGAAGTGGATTGGAAAATGGTTCATGCTAAAAAAAGGATTAACTTTCAGTACGTTTGAAGTTATATGGGGGATAAGTAATGGACATAAACGTCTCAACGAGTCACACGCATGGACAAATGCTATAGGCGGGTTTTCCAAAATCTCGGCACCCAATTTCGTCATCCAGAGCTCCAATTTTGAAGCCAAG GCTGTTAATTTCAAGGAACCCTTGGAGCGGTTACAAGTTGTGTCTGATGGCACTTGGCATTCATGGGCTAAGTTACGCACGTCTGATTGGAACTTATAA
- the LOC110930179 gene encoding putative disease resistance RPP13-like protein 1 has translation MEARNGLVKTGQRDNVLTKKYSNLFRYTCKPICYREKRFLLVLDDVWHENYDDWETLVLPFHSGARGSKVIMTSRKEQLLKMLGFDNLDHLETLPSEDALSLFALHALGVDNFDSHLTLRPTGKHIVEKCGHLPLALKAIGRLLRTQTDEEKWDEVLNSKIWDSKSVGDLSADWKVIFPALMLSYHELSANLKRLFAYCSLFPKDFLFDKKELVLLWLAEGFLYKSNAANSPLTRTPWL, from the exons ATGGAGGCCAGAAACGGGTTGGTTAAAACCGGTCAAAGGGATAATGTTTTGACCAAGAAATATTCTAATTTATTCAGATATACATGTAAGCCCATTTGTTATCGA GAAAAACGGTTTCTACTAGTACTAGATGATGTGTGGCATGAAAACTATGACGATTGGGAAACCCTAGTGCTCCCATTTCATTCAGGGGCTCGTGGAAGTAAGGTAATCATGACATCTCGCAAGGAGCAATTGCTTAAGATGCTAGGTTTTGATAATCTAGACCATCTTGAGACTTTGCCATCTGAAGATGCTCTGTCTTTATTTGCTTTACATGCATTGGGTGTAGACAACTTTGATTCACACCTAACACTCAGACCAACGGGCAAGCATATTGTGGAAAAGTGTGGTCATTTGCCTTTAGCTTTAAAGGCAATTGGTAGGCTATTGAGAACTCAGACAGACGAAGAAAAATGGGATGAGGTGTTGAATAGTAAGATATGGGATTCAAAAAGTGTTGGTGATCTTTCTGCAGATTGGAAGGTGATTTTTCCTGCCCTTATGTTAAGCTACCATGAACTTTCTGCAAATTTGAAGCGGTTGTTTGCATATTGCTCCTTGTTTCCTAAGGACTTTTTGTTTGACAAAAAAGAGTTAGTCCTGTTGTGGCTAGCCGAAGGATTTTTGTACAAATCAAATGCAGCCAACTCACCACTCACCAGAACGCCTTGGTTATGA
- the LOC110930189 gene encoding putative disease resistance protein At3g14460: MNDLATFVAGEFFSRDDNRMATEDLARYRHMSFIRDKYVAYHKFEDFKRAKGLRTLLPVNVGVDQSWDKFYLSSKILADLLPELPLLRVLCLSRFIISEVPNSIGSLKHLRYLNLSHTNIQELPDNLYNLQTLIVSGCKSLTNLPKSFFKLKRPRHFDIRNTPLLKKLPLGIGELKSLQTLTRIIIGGNSGFAITELKGLKDLHGEISIEGLNKVQSSIHARQANLYLKEISKLELKWDDGSGSETLETEVLNELKPRNDKLKMLEVECYEGIEFPNWVGDPSFNRLVHVSLRTCRKCTSIPPLGRLPSLEILRFEDMSSWEVWSTNGEVMFPCLRELQIKKCPNLIDVSLEALPSLRVLTIIECCESVLRSLVQAASSTTKLKIRSILGLTDEVWRGVIEYLGAVEELSIQHCDEIRYMWESNTEASKVLVYLKELKVSECKKLVSLGEKEEDEDNIGSNLLSSLRILDVKECKSMELLCCPNSIERLVIEWCSSVRHVSFPRTTTTGGGGENLKSLTIHVCENLKSINQLSNSTHLTSLSITYCQNMELFFDLHQLSNLTSLFISGCESIESFPNLQLPNLAHLGITGCKNMKAFGNLQLPNLISWWIEDCENLESFPDLQLSNLTMLQHMRITTCPMTDASFPRGLWPPKLVTLEVGGLKKPISEWGNQNFPASLVHLTLHNEPDVRNFSQLSHLFPPSLTSLHIGKFDKLESLSTGLQHLTSLQHLTIYNCPKVNDLPETLLPSLLSLRIPFGCPKLKERCEGRGSHYWPRISHIPKIEIDLGYFYTEDPLISIW; the protein is encoded by the exons ATGAATGATTTGGCCACATTTGTTGCCGGAGAGTTCTTTTCAAGGGATGACAATCGGATGGCGACGGAAGATTTAGCAAGGTACCGCCACATGTCATTTATTCGTGATAAATATGTAGCTTACCACAAGTTTGAGGACTTCAAGAGAGCTAAAGGTTTGAGAACATTGTTGCCGGTAAATGTTGGGGTGGATCAAAGTTGGGACAAATTTTACTTATCCAGCAAGATTTTGGCTGACTTACTTCCTGAGTTACCGTTATTAAGGGTTCTTTGTTTGAGTCGTTTTATTATAAGTGAGGTACCGAATTCCATTGGTAGTTTGAAGCACCTGAGGTATCTTAATCTATCTCATACAAATATTCAAGAGTTGCCTGACAATCTTTATAATTTGCAGACATTGATAGTTTCTGGATGTAAAAGTCTGACCAATTTGCCTAAAAGCTTCTTTAAACTCAAAAGGCCGAGGCATTTTGACATAAGAAATACTCCACTTTTGAAGAAGTTGCCTTTGGGAATTGGTGAGTTGAAAAGCCTACAGACTCTCACTAGGATCATCATTGGAGGAAACAGTGGCTTTGCAATAACCGAGCTTAAGGGATTAAAGGATTTGCACGGGGAAATTTCCATCGAGGGTTTGAACAAAGTGCAAAGCTCAATACATGCACGTCAAGCAAacttatatttaaaagagattaGCAAGTTAGAGTTGAAATGGGATGATGGTTCTGGAAGTGAAACACTTGAGACAGAGGTTCTCAATGAGCTAAAGCCCAGAAATGATAAGTTGAAAATGCTTGAGGTTGAGTGTTATGAAGGAATAGAGTTTCCAAATTGGGTTGGGGATCCGTCTTTTAATCGGTTGGTTCACGTGTCGCTACGCACTTGTAGGAAATGTACATCTATACCGCCACTTGGGCGACTACCttcacttgaaattctaaggtttGAAGATATGTCGAGTTGGGAGGTATGGTCAACCAATGGTGAGGTAATGTTTCCATGCCTTCGAGAACTTCAAATAAAAAAATGTCCCAATTTGATTGATGTCTCACTTGAAGCATTACCTTCACTAAGAGTATTAACAATAATTGAATGTTGTGAAAGTGTGCTGAGAAGTCTGGTTCAAGCAGCCTCATCAACCACTAAATTGAAAATAAGATCAATTTTAGGGCTTACGGATGAGGTGTGGAGAGGTGTTATAGAGTATCTTGGGGCGGTTGAAGAACTAAGCATACAACATTGTGATGAAATAAGATACATGTGGGAATCAAATACAGAGGCAAGTAAAGTTCTTGTATATTTAAAGGAATTGAAGGTATCTGAATGTAAAAAATTGGTGAGTTTAGGAGAGAAAGAGGAAGATGAGGATAACATTGGGAGCAACCTCCTATCATCTCTTAGGATTTTGGATGTAAAGGAATGTAAGAGTATGGAGCTTTTGTGTTGTCCAAATAGCATTGAGAGATTAGTTATCGAATGGTGTAGTTCAGTTAGACACGTCTCCTTcccaagaacaacaacaacaggtggAGGAGGGGAAAATCTCAAGTCACTTACTATACATGTAtgtgaaaatctgaaatcaaTAAATCAATTGAGTAACTCCACTCACCTCACCTCTTTGTCAATAACTTATTGTCAAAACATGGAGTTATTTTTTGATCTTCATCAGCTATCAAATCTCACCTC GTTGTTTATATCAGGTTGTGAAAGCATAGAGTCATTTCCTAACCTCCAGCTGCCAAATCTCGCACATCTGGGCATAACAGGTTGCAAAAACATGAAGGCATTTGGCAACCTGCAGCTACCAAATCTAATCAGTTGGTGGATAGAAGATTGTGAAAATCTGGAGTCATTTCCTGACCTTCAGCTATCCAATCTCACCATGTTACAACATATGCGTATCACAACATGTCCAATGACTGATGCTTCCTTTCCTCGTGGGCTTTGGCCTCCCAAATTGGTTACACTTGAAGTAGGGGGGTTGAAAAAGCCCATCTCAGAATGGGGCAATCAGAATTTCCCAGCTTCCCTTGTTCACCTAACATTACATAATGAACCAGATGTGAGGAATTTTAGTCAATTGTCCCACCTTTTCCCTCCTTCTCTTACTAGTCTGCACATAGGAAAATTTGATAAACTAGAATCACTTTCAACGGGACTCCAACACCTCACATCCCTTCAACATCTCACCATTTACAACTGCCCAAAGGTGAACGATCTACCAGAGACGTTGTTACCTTCGCTTTTGAGTTTAAGAATACCTTTTGGATGCCCAAAATTGAAAGAAAGGTGTGAAGGAAGAGGCTCCCACTACTGGCCCCGAATCTCTCATATCCCCAAAATCGAAATAGACTTAGGGTACTTTTATACTGAAGACCCTCTAATTTCCATATGGTAA